A genome region from Setaria italica strain Yugu1 chromosome III, Setaria_italica_v2.0, whole genome shotgun sequence includes the following:
- the LOC101775635 gene encoding probable choline kinase 2 isoform X1, with protein sequence MAPKESQQSPAEAAAPGPGPAPAARSIPEEARRLLRELAAAWEDVAGCGLEPEVVPLKGAMTNEVYQARWPAGGGGGEREERKVLVRVYGEGVEHFFDREDEVRTFECMSRHGHGPRLLGRFSNGRVEEFIHARTLSAADLRDPEISAIIASKLREFHNLDMPGPKSVLIWERLRNWLKTAKSLCSPDEAKEFCLDSMDEEIAALENEFSGEGECIGFCHNDLQYGNIMIDEETKLLTIIDYEYASFNPVAYDITNHFCEMAADYHSEKPHILDYTKYPDTNEQKQFVQTYLSSSGDKSDAEEVENLIKSIEKYTLASHLVWGLWGIISDHVNDIDFDYKEYARQRFEQYWLKKPTILTSQAAE encoded by the exons ATGGCGCCAAAGGAGAGCCAGCAGAGCCcagccgaggcggcggcgccgggaccGGGACCCGCGCCGGCTGCCCGGAGCATcccggaggaggcgcggcggctgctgcgcgagctggcggcggcgtgggaagACGTCGCCGGCTGCGGGCTGGAGCCGGAGGTGGTGCCGCTCAAGGGCGCCATGACCAACGAGGTGTACCAGGCGCGgtggcccgccggcggcgggggcggggagagggaggagcggaAGGTGCTGGTGCGGGTGTACGGGGAGGGCGTGGAGCACTTCTTCGACAGGGAGGACGAGGTGCGCACGTTCGAGTGCATGTCGCGGCACGGGCACGGGCCGCGCCTCCTCGGCCGCTTCAGCAACGGCCGCGTCGAGGAGTTCATCCACGCCAGG ACACTTTCAGCTGCTGACCTACGTGATCCGGAGATTTCAGCTATCATAGCCTCCAAATTGAGGGAATTTCACAACCTTGACATGCCTGGTCCAAAATCTGTGCTCATTTGGGAAAGATTAAG GAACTGGCTCAAAACTGCCAAGAGCTTGTGCTCCCCTGATGAAGCCAAAGAGTTCTGCTTGGATAGCATGGATGAGGAGATCGCTGCATTGGAGAATGAATTTTCAGGGGAAGGTGAGTGCATAGGATTTTGCCACAACGATCTCCAGTATGGAAATATCATGATTGATGAAGAGACCAAATTGCTGACCATCATT GACTATGAGTATGCAAGTTTTAACCCAGTTGCCTATGACATCACAAACCATTTTTGTGAGATGGCCGCAGACTACCATTCAGAAAAGCCGCATATATTGGACTACACTAAATATCCAG ATACCAATGAGCAGAAGCAATTTGTGCAGACATACCTGAGCTCATCGG GTGATAAATCTGACGCAGAGGAGGTGGAAAATCTGATCAAAAGCATTGAGAAGTACACCCTTGCCAGCCATCTAGTTTGGGGCCTCTGGGGAATAATTTCG GACCATGTCAACGATATCGATTTCGACTACAAGGAATACGCGAGGCAAAGGTTTGAGCAGTACTGGCTGAAGAAGCCAACGATCCTAACTTCTCAGGCTGCTGAATAG
- the LOC101775635 gene encoding probable choline kinase 2 isoform X2 gives MAPKESQQSPAEAAAPGPGPAPAARSIPEEARRLLRELAAAWEDVAGCGLEPEVVPLKGAMTNEVYQARWPAGGGGGEREERKVLVRVYGEGVEHFFDREDEVRTFECMSRHGHGPRLLGRFSNGRVEEFIHARTLSAADLRDPEISAIIASKLREFHNLDMPGPKSVLIWERLSTSSALGTGSKLPRACAPLMKPKSSAWIAWMRRSLHWRMNFQGKDYEYASFNPVAYDITNHFCEMAADYHSEKPHILDYTKYPDTNEQKQFVQTYLSSSGDKSDAEEVENLIKSIEKYTLASHLVWGLWGIISDHVNDIDFDYKEYARQRFEQYWLKKPTILTSQAAE, from the exons ATGGCGCCAAAGGAGAGCCAGCAGAGCCcagccgaggcggcggcgccgggaccGGGACCCGCGCCGGCTGCCCGGAGCATcccggaggaggcgcggcggctgctgcgcgagctggcggcggcgtgggaagACGTCGCCGGCTGCGGGCTGGAGCCGGAGGTGGTGCCGCTCAAGGGCGCCATGACCAACGAGGTGTACCAGGCGCGgtggcccgccggcggcgggggcggggagagggaggagcggaAGGTGCTGGTGCGGGTGTACGGGGAGGGCGTGGAGCACTTCTTCGACAGGGAGGACGAGGTGCGCACGTTCGAGTGCATGTCGCGGCACGGGCACGGGCCGCGCCTCCTCGGCCGCTTCAGCAACGGCCGCGTCGAGGAGTTCATCCACGCCAGG ACACTTTCAGCTGCTGACCTACGTGATCCGGAGATTTCAGCTATCATAGCCTCCAAATTGAGGGAATTTCACAACCTTGACATGCCTGGTCCAAAATCTGTGCTCATTTGGGAAAGATTAAG CACCTCATCTGCACTAGGAACTGGCTCAAAACTGCCAAGAGCTTGTGCTCCCCTGATGAAGCCAAAGAGTTCTGCTTGGATAGCATGGATGAGGAGATCGCTGCATTGGAGAATGAATTTTCAGGGGAAG GACTATGAGTATGCAAGTTTTAACCCAGTTGCCTATGACATCACAAACCATTTTTGTGAGATGGCCGCAGACTACCATTCAGAAAAGCCGCATATATTGGACTACACTAAATATCCAG ATACCAATGAGCAGAAGCAATTTGTGCAGACATACCTGAGCTCATCGG GTGATAAATCTGACGCAGAGGAGGTGGAAAATCTGATCAAAAGCATTGAGAAGTACACCCTTGCCAGCCATCTAGTTTGGGGCCTCTGGGGAATAATTTCG GACCATGTCAACGATATCGATTTCGACTACAAGGAATACGCGAGGCAAAGGTTTGAGCAGTACTGGCTGAAGAAGCCAACGATCCTAACTTCTCAGGCTGCTGAATAG
- the LOC101774960 gene encoding tRNA(His) guanylyltransferase 1 isoform X1, translated as MANSEYEYVKREFEFDRRLPPSNWSVVRIDGCHFHRFSKIHAFEKPNDENALRLMNACATAMLEKFPDIVFAYGVSDEYSFVFREETEFYHRRESKILSLCVSYFTSVYVMKWKDFFPNKELKEPPYFDARAVCYPNLKTIRDYLAWRQVDCHINNQYNTCFWMLVKSGKSEQEAQLALKGTFAKDKNELLAQQFQINYDDEPAMFRKGSSVYREKVETTVKIDDYGNPIKRPRLKVTVAHIDIIGPEFWENHQHILREGKFMHEFVKKFGNDRMLPPCNWIVVRINGCQFDQFSTIHSFDKPNDETALRLMDASASLMMEQYPDIVFGYGFSNEYSFVFHDKAELYQRQESLILSSCSSYFTSLYMKKWKEFFPDKELMQTPRFEAEALCYPKLKIVCEYLSWRQAECHAGNQYNTCFWMLVKSGKGEREAHEILKGTLSKDKNELLFQQFQMNYNNEPALFRKGSCIYRRKVEELAEAEGGGDVTTREQWDVKVDHVDLGPGFWRKHPWIMTNCN; from the exons ATGGCCAACAGCGAGTATGAGTACGTCAAGAGGGAATTCGAGTTCgatcgccgcctccctccctctaaCTGGAGCGTTGTCCGCATCGACGGCTGCCACTTCCACCG GTTCTCAAAGATTCACGCCTTTGAGAAACCAAATGATGAGAATGCTCTGAGATTGATGAACGCTTGCGCCACTGCTATGCTTGAGAAATTCCCTGACATAGTCTTTGCTTATGGTGTTAGTGATGAGTACAG TTTTGTTTTCAGAGAGGAAACAGAATTCTATCACAGGCGAGAAAG CAAAATTCTTTCTTTATGTGTTTCCTACTTCACTTCTGTGTACGTAATGAAGTGGAAAGACTTCTTTCCTAACAAAGAGTTGAAGGAGCCACCATATTTTGATGCACGAGCTGTATGTTACCCAAATTTGAAGACCATTCGTGATTATTTGGCTTGGAGACAAGTGGACT GTCATATAAATAATCAATACAATACCTGCTTCTGGATGTTGGTGAAATCTGGAAAAAGTGAACAAGAAGCTCAGCTGGCGTTGAAG GGAACATTTGCAAAGGACAAGAATGAGCTGCTTGCTCAACAATTCCAAATAAATTATGATGATGAACCAGCTATGTTCCGCAAAGGATCTAGTGTTTACCGAGAGAAG GTAGAAACAACAGTGAAGATTGATGACTATGGGAATCCCATAAAAAGACCACGATTGAAAGTTACAGTAGCACATATCGATATCATAGGGCCTGAGTTTTGGGAAAATCATCAACACATTCTTCGAGAAG GAAAATTTATGCATGAGTTCGTGAAGAAGTTTGGCAATGACCGCATGCTTCCACCTTGTAATTGGATTGTCGTTCGCATCAATGGCTGCCAATTTGATCA ATTCTCAACGATTCATTCATTTGACAAGCCAAATGATGAGACTGCTTTAAGACTGATGGATGCATCTGCATCTTTGATGATGGAGCAATACCCTGACATTGTCTTTGGCTATGGTTTTAGCAATGAGTACAG TTTTGTGTTCCATGACAAGGCTGAACTATATCAGAGACAGGAGAG CTTAATCCTCTCGTCATGTTCTTCATATTTCACTTCTCTTTACATGAAAAAGTGGAAAGAATTCTTCCCCGACAAGGAATTAATGCAGACACCACGGTTTGAGGCCGAAGCTCTGTGTTACCCAAAACTAAAGATTGTCTGTGAATACTTGTCATGGAGGCAAGCAGAGT GTCATGCTGGCAACCAATACAATACATGCTTTTGGATGCTAGTGAAATCTGGAAAAGGCGAAAGGGAAGCTCATGAAATATTGAAG GGAACATTATCTAAAGATAAAAATGAGTTGCTTTTTCAGCAATTCCAGATGAACTACAACAATGAACCCGCTTTGTTCCGAAAGGGTTCATGTATTTATCGTAGAAAG GTGGAAGAACttgcggaggcggagggcggcggcgatgtcacCACAAGAGAACAGTGGGATGTGAAAGTGGACCACGTTGACCTGGGACCCGGGTTCTGGCGAAAGCACCCTTGGATAATGACTAATTGTAATTAG
- the LOC101776044 gene encoding glucan endo-1,3-beta-glucosidase 8 produces the protein MMSHPIHPSAVVGMLRANGVDRVKLFDADPWTVAALAGSGVQAMLAAPNDQLESLARDPRRARDWVRHNVTANLNAGVDVRYVAVGNEPFLKSYNGSFINITFPALKNMQRALDEAGFGQRIKVVVPLNADIYSSPENKPVPSAGSFRKDINALMVDIVNFLHVNDAPFVVNIYPFLSLYQNPNFPLNFSFFDGATKPVYDQGMVYTNVFDANFDTLVWSLRKAGVPDMRIIVGEVGWPTDGDKNANVKYAQRFYSGFLKNMAKNVGTPLRPGHMDVYLFALIDENQKSVLPGRFERHWGLFTYDGKPKFSMDLSGNGKDNYLAEVKGVQYLPSQWCVFNKDAKDKYKDLPASVNYACSNADCTPLGYGSSCNGLSHDENISYAFNIYFQTMDQDVRACSFGGLAKITTTNASQGGCMFPVQILSVSGRVAPLIFLPISLVLLVSVFTLL, from the exons ATGATGTCGCACCCCATCCACCCGTCCGCAGTGGTCGGGATGCTGCGCGCCAACGGCGTCGACCGGGTGAAGCTCTTCGATGCCGACCCCTGGACggtcgccgcgctcgccgggTCGGGCGTCCAGGCCATGCTCGCCGCGCCCAACGACCAGCTCGAGTCGCTCGCCCGcgacccgcgccgcgcgcgcgactGGGTCCGCCACAACGTCACCGCCAACCTCAACGCCGGCGTCGACGTCAG GTATGTGGCTGTTGGCAATGAGCCTTTTCTGAAGAGCTACAATGGCAGCTTCATCAACATTACCTTTCCTGCACTCAAGAACATGCAGAGAGCTCTAGATGAGGCTGGCTTTGGCCAACGCATCAAGGTAGTTGTGCCGCTGAATGCTGATATCTATAGCTCCCCTGAGAACAAACCAGTGCCATCTGCTGGGAGTTTCCGCAAGGATATCAACGCCCTCATGGTTGACATTGTTAATTTCCTCCATGTGAATGATGCGCCCTTTGTGGTTAACATCTACCCATTtctcagcctgtaccagaatcCCAACTTCCCTCTGAATTTCTCCTTCTTTGATGGtgctaccaagccagtttatGATCAAGGAATGGTCTACACCAATGTGTTTGATGCCAACTTCGACACTCTTGTCTGGTCATTAAGGAAAGCTGGTGTGCCCGACATGAGAATCATTGTTGGTGAAGTCGGTTGGCCAACAGATGGTGATAAGAATGCTAACGTCAAATACGCACAGAGGTTCTACAGTGGTTTTCTGAAGAATATGGCAAAAAATGTAGGCACACCTCTGAGACCTGGTCACATGGATGTTTACCTGTTTGCGTTGATTGATGAGAACCAGAAGAGTGTTCTGCCTGGACGCTTTGAGCGTCACTGGGGACTATTCACATATGATGGAAAACCAAAGTTCTCTATGGATCTCAGTGGAAATGGCAAGGACAATTATCTGGCTGAAGTGAAAGGGGTGCAATACTTGCCATCACAGTGGTGTGTATTCAACAAGGATGCAAAGGATAAGTACAAAGATCTGCCAGCCTCTGTAAACTATGCATGCTCAAATGCAGATTGTACACCACTGGGGTATGGGTCCTCATGCAATGGTCTCAGCCATGATGAGAACATATCATATGCGTTCAACATCTATTTCCAGACAATGGATCAGGATGTCAGAGCTTGTTCTTTTGGCGGCCTTGCAAAGATCACAACGACAAACGCTTCACAAGGAGGGTGCATGTTTCCAGTACAGATTCTGAGTGTTTCAGGAAGAGTGGCGCCACTGATATTTTTGCCTATATCCTTGGTTCTGTTAGTCTCTGTATTCACTCTACTATAG
- the LOC101774960 gene encoding tRNA(His) guanylyltransferase 1 isoform X2 codes for MANSEYEYVKREFEFDRRLPPSNWSVVRIDGCHFHRFSKIHAFEKPNDENALRLMNACATAMLEKFPDIVFAYGVSDEYSFVFREETEFYHRRESKILSLCVSYFTSVYVMKWKDFFPNKELKEPPYFDARAVCYPNLKTIRDYLAWRQVDCHINNQYNTCFWMLVKSGKSEQEAQLALKGTFAKDKNELLAQQFQINYDDEPAMFRKGSSVYREKVETTVKIDDYGNPIKRPRLKVTVAHIDIIGPEFWENHQHILREGKFMHEFVKKFGNDRMLPPCNWIVVRINGCQFDQFSTIHSFDKPNDETALRLMDASASLMMEQYPDIVFGYGFSNEYSFVFHDKAELYQRQESLILSSCSSYFTSLYMKKWKEFFPDKELMQTPRFEAEALCYPKLKIVCEYLSWRQAECHAGNQYNTCFWMLVKSGKGEREAHEILKGTLSKDKNELLFQQFQMNYNNEPALFRKGSCIYRRKQMSTGGRTCGGGGRRRCHHKRTVGCESGPR; via the exons ATGGCCAACAGCGAGTATGAGTACGTCAAGAGGGAATTCGAGTTCgatcgccgcctccctccctctaaCTGGAGCGTTGTCCGCATCGACGGCTGCCACTTCCACCG GTTCTCAAAGATTCACGCCTTTGAGAAACCAAATGATGAGAATGCTCTGAGATTGATGAACGCTTGCGCCACTGCTATGCTTGAGAAATTCCCTGACATAGTCTTTGCTTATGGTGTTAGTGATGAGTACAG TTTTGTTTTCAGAGAGGAAACAGAATTCTATCACAGGCGAGAAAG CAAAATTCTTTCTTTATGTGTTTCCTACTTCACTTCTGTGTACGTAATGAAGTGGAAAGACTTCTTTCCTAACAAAGAGTTGAAGGAGCCACCATATTTTGATGCACGAGCTGTATGTTACCCAAATTTGAAGACCATTCGTGATTATTTGGCTTGGAGACAAGTGGACT GTCATATAAATAATCAATACAATACCTGCTTCTGGATGTTGGTGAAATCTGGAAAAAGTGAACAAGAAGCTCAGCTGGCGTTGAAG GGAACATTTGCAAAGGACAAGAATGAGCTGCTTGCTCAACAATTCCAAATAAATTATGATGATGAACCAGCTATGTTCCGCAAAGGATCTAGTGTTTACCGAGAGAAG GTAGAAACAACAGTGAAGATTGATGACTATGGGAATCCCATAAAAAGACCACGATTGAAAGTTACAGTAGCACATATCGATATCATAGGGCCTGAGTTTTGGGAAAATCATCAACACATTCTTCGAGAAG GAAAATTTATGCATGAGTTCGTGAAGAAGTTTGGCAATGACCGCATGCTTCCACCTTGTAATTGGATTGTCGTTCGCATCAATGGCTGCCAATTTGATCA ATTCTCAACGATTCATTCATTTGACAAGCCAAATGATGAGACTGCTTTAAGACTGATGGATGCATCTGCATCTTTGATGATGGAGCAATACCCTGACATTGTCTTTGGCTATGGTTTTAGCAATGAGTACAG TTTTGTGTTCCATGACAAGGCTGAACTATATCAGAGACAGGAGAG CTTAATCCTCTCGTCATGTTCTTCATATTTCACTTCTCTTTACATGAAAAAGTGGAAAGAATTCTTCCCCGACAAGGAATTAATGCAGACACCACGGTTTGAGGCCGAAGCTCTGTGTTACCCAAAACTAAAGATTGTCTGTGAATACTTGTCATGGAGGCAAGCAGAGT GTCATGCTGGCAACCAATACAATACATGCTTTTGGATGCTAGTGAAATCTGGAAAAGGCGAAAGGGAAGCTCATGAAATATTGAAG GGAACATTATCTAAAGATAAAAATGAGTTGCTTTTTCAGCAATTCCAGATGAACTACAACAATGAACCCGCTTTGTTCCGAAAGGGTTCATGTATTTATCGTAGAAAG CAAATGTCTACAGGTGGAAGAACttgcggaggcggagggcggcggcgatgtcacCACAAGAGAACAGTGGGATGTGAAAGTGGACCACGTTGA